GATACCAGAAAGCAAGAATCGGGAGGTGCATTGCAACGAGCATGGGCCAAATCCACCTCTTAAGTCCATGTTTCGATATCGCTATACCACCAAGAATACCACCGATGGTGAGGGCGATTATACCGGCAGTTCCATACACAACCGCGAACTGCTCGTTACTCAATCCCATTCCACTTTTCGAAACAGGGTCTTTCAGAAACGGAGCAACCATTTTCACAAGTTGAGCTTCAGGCAGACGATAAACAAGAAGGAAGAAGAGTATCAAACCAATTTTCTTCTGTTTGAAAAATCCGGAGAATGCCAGAAAAAATTCTTTAAGTTTATTTTTCCCTTCCTCGATTCTCGGTGAATCATCAGCGGGATAAGGAAGCATAAATTTGTGGTAAACAAAGAACAGAAGGAAAAGTCCGGCTGCAATTCCGAAAACTATCATCCATGCAGGTTCAGCTTCACCTTTGAAATAATTTTTGGTGAAATAACCGGCAAAGAACACCAGAACGCCATTTCCGAATAGAGTGGCAGCCCTGTAAAAGGTGCTTCTGATTCCGACAAAAAACGACTGTTTGTCCTTGTCCAATGCCAGCAAATAAAAACCATCTGCGGCAATATCGTGAGTTGCCGATGCAAGTGCCATCAGGGAAAGAAAAATCATCGAGGGCCAGAAGAAATCCTCAATCGGTAGCGTAAGTGTGAAAGCCACTCCGACAAACCCGGCAGCAAGCAATCCCTGCATCGCAACCGTCCACAACCTCTTCGTTTTTACGATATCAACAATGGGACTCCAGAGTGGTTTGATAACCCACGGAAGATAAAGCCAGCTTGTAAACAGTGCTATATCAGTATTTGAGACCCCTAAATCCTTGTACATTACGACCGAAACTGTCATCACAATCACATATGGGATGCCCTCTGCAAAATAGAGAGTGGGTATCCATGACCAGGGGTGCCTGTGTTCTTTTTTACGCATATTATTATTATTCCGGGTTTATATAAATTGTTAACAAATCACAAAAGGATGAAACTGAAACCGGTTCCGGGATTTTTCATCCGTGAGAAAATACTTTTCTAAAGTTTGCCACTTTGAGCCAGCCAGA
This genomic window from Ignavibacteria bacterium contains:
- a CDS encoding MFS transporter, which gives rise to MRKKEHRHPWSWIPTLYFAEGIPYVIVMTVSVVMYKDLGVSNTDIALFTSWLYLPWVIKPLWSPIVDIVKTKRLWTVAMQGLLAAGFVGVAFTLTLPIEDFFWPSMIFLSLMALASATHDIAADGFYLLALDKDKQSFFVGIRSTFYRAATLFGNGVLVFFAGYFTKNYFKGEAEPAWMIVFGIAAGLFLLFFVYHKFMLPYPADDSPRIEEGKNKLKEFFLAFSGFFKQKKIGLILFFLLVYRLPEAQLVKMVAPFLKDPVSKSGMGLSNEQFAVVYGTAGIIALTIGGILGGIAISKHGLKRWIWPMLVAMHLPILAFWYLAATPPHDILIIGVAVVVEQFGYGFGFAAYMVYMMYVSDNKYKTSSYAVCTGFMALGMMIPGMWSGWLEETVGYSNFFMIVLLTAIPSLFATWLIPLDADYGKK